A region from the Benincasa hispida cultivar B227 chromosome 8, ASM972705v1, whole genome shotgun sequence genome encodes:
- the LOC120082724 gene encoding auxin response factor 6-like — MRLSAGGFSPQPPEGERRVLNSELWHACAGPLVSLPAVGSRVVYFPQGHSEQVAASTNKEVDAQIPNYPSLPPQLICQLHNLTMHADAETDEVYAQMTLQPLSAQELKEAYLPAELGTPSRQPTNYFCKTLTASDTSTHGGFSVPRRAAEKVFPPLDFSMQPPAQELIAKDLHDNEWKFRHIFRGQPKRHLLTTGWSVFVSAKRLVAGDAVLFIWNEKNQLLLGIRRASRPQTVMPSSVLSSDSMHLGLLAAAAHAAATISRFTIFFNPRASPSEFVIPLAKYVKAVYHTRVSVGMRFRMLFETEESSVRRYMGTITGISDLDPVRWQNSHWRSVKVGWDESTAGERQPRVSLWEIEPLTTFPMYPSPFPLRLKRPWPTGLPSFGIKDSDLGMNSPFMWLRGDSSDRGIQCLNFQGTGVSPWMQPRLDPSMMGMQSDMYQAMATAALQEMRAIDYSKIAPASVLQFQQPQGLSCHSSTLMQPQMLHQSQPQPTFLQSVQENQQHSQSHSQAQTQSHHLQAQLQTQQSFNNQQQQHQQQPRQAQPLDHQQIPCTIPAISQFASCSQSQSPSLQTVPSLCQQPSLSDSNGNAVTSPTVSPLHSLAGSYVQDDSSQLLNLQRAHSVISSAGWPSKRAAIDPLCSGAPQYFLPQVEILGTPQSSISQNTVTLPPFPGRECPIDDRDEGSDPQNHVLFGVNIESSSLLMQNGMSNLRGVGNDSVSTTLPFSSNYMSTAGTNFSVNPTMTSSNCIDESGFLQSHENVGQVNPPNGTFVKVHKSGTYSRSLDITKFNSYPELRSELARMFGLEGELEDPLRSGWQLVFVDRENDVLLLGDGPWPEFVNSVWCIKILSPEEVQDMGKRGLELLNSVPIQRLSNSTCDDYGSRQDSRNLISGITSVGPLDY; from the exons ATGAGGCTCTCTGCTGGTGGTTTTAGTCCTCAGCCTCCGGAAG GCGAGAGGAGGGTCCTGAATTCTGAGCTTTGGCATGCGTGCGCTGGTCCTCTTGTTTCTCTGCCGGCTGTTGGCAGCCGCGTTGTTTATTTTCCTCAAGGTCATAGTGAGCAG GTTGCTGCATCTACCAATAAAGAGGTGGATGCCCAGATCCCGAATTACCCAAGTTTACCGCCGCAGCTCATTTGTCAGCTTCACAACCTGACAATGCAT GCAGATGCTGAGACAGACGAAGTATATGCTCAGATGACTCTGCAACCCTTGAGTGCT CAAGAATTGAAGGAAGCCTACCTTCCAGCCGAGTTGGGCACTCCAAGTAGGCAGCCAACGAATTATTTTTGCAAAACTTTGACAGCCAGTGATACCAGCACACATGGAGGTTTTTCTGTTCCTCGCCGTGCTGCTGAAAAAGTTTTCCCCCCTTTG GACTTCTCTATGCAGCCCCCAGCCCAGGAGCTGATTGCGAAGGACCTACATGATAATGAATGGAAATTTAGGCATATATTTCGCG GCCAGCCTAAAAGACACCTTCTAACAACTGGATGGAGCGTCTTCGTGAGTGCTAAACGACTTGTTGCTGGTGACGCTGTACTTTTTATTTG gaatGAAAAGAATCAATTACTCCTCGGAATTAGGCGTGCAAGTCGACCACAAACTGTGATGCCTTCATCTGTGTTGTCAAGTGATAGCATGCATTTAGGGCTTCTTGCTGCAGCAGCTCATGCAGCTGCTACCATCAGTCGGtttacaatattttttaacCCAAG GGCTAGCCCTTCAGAGTTTGTCATACCACTGGCCAAATATGTGAAGGCAGTCTACCATACACGTGTTTCTGTTGGCATGCGCTTTAGGATGCTGTTTGAAACTGAAGAATCAAGTGTTCGTCG CTACATGGGCACAATCACTGGCATTAGTGACTTGGATCCTGTAAGATGGCAAAACTCACATTGGCGCTCAGTGAAG GTTGGCTGGGACGAGTCGACAGCAGGAGAGCGGCAGCCAAGAGTGTCCTTGTGGGAAATTGAACCACTGACAACATTTCCAATGTATCCATCACCATTTCCACTTAGGCTGAAGCGACCGTGGCCAACTGGACTGCCTTCTTTTG GCATCAAGGATAGTGACCTCGGAATGAATTCTCCATTCATGTGGCTACGGGGAGATAGTAGCGATCGTGGCATCCAGTGTCTAAACTTTCAGGGAACTGGGGTCTCACCATGGATGCAGCCAAGGCTTGATCCATCCATGATGGGTATGCAATCTGACATGTATCAAGCCATGGCTACTGCAGCTCTTCAGGAGATGAGGGCAATTGATTATTCCAAAATAGCACCTGCATCTGTTCTGCAATTCCAGCAGCCCCAAGGTCTTTCTTGTCACTCGTCTACCTTAATGCAGCCTCAGATGTTGCATCAGTCACAGCCTCAGCCTACGTTTCTACAATCCGTTCAAGAGAACCAGCAGCATTCTCAGTCTCATTCTCAGGCTCAAACTCAGTCGCATCATCTTCAGGCACAATTGCAGACTCAGCAATCGTTCAATAATCAACAACAGCAGCATCAACAGCAACCAAGGCAGGCACAGCCACTCGATCATCAACAGATTCCTTGTACAATTCCTGCTATATCTCAGTTTGCTTCATGTTCACAATCCCAGTCACCGTCCCTACAAACTGTACCTTCCCTTTGCCAACAACCAAGTTTGTCTGATTCCAACGGTAACGCTGTAACTAGTCCTACTGTTTCCCCATTGCATAGCCTTGCGGGTTCATATGTCCAAGATGACTCGTCTCAGCTGCTTAACCTTCAAAGAGCACATTCGGTAATTTCTTCAGCTGGTTGGCCATCAAAGAGAGCTGCTATCGATCCTCTCTGTTCTGGAGCTCCGCAATATTTTCTACCTCAAGTGGAAATTTTGGGAACACCACAGAGTAGTATTTCTCAGAATACTGTTACATTGCCACCCTTCCCTGGAAGGGAGTGTCCTATTGATGACCGAGATGAGGGTTCTGATCCACAAAACCATGTTTTATTTGGTGTGAATATAGAGTCTTCATCCCTTCTAATGCAGAATGGGATGTCAAACCTTAGGGGAGTCGGCAATGATAGTGTTTCTACAACTCTACCTTTTTCTTCTAATTATATGAGCACTGCTGGAACCAATTTTTCTGTAAATCCGACCATGACATCCTCAAATTGCATCGATGAATCGGGTTTCCTGCAGTCTCATGAAAATGTGGGCCAAGTAAACCCACCCAACGGAACCTTTGTCAAG GTTCATAAATCGGGGACCTACAGTAGGTCGTTAGATATAACCAAATTCAACAGCTATCCTGAGCTGCGCAGCGAGCTTGCTCGCATGTTTGGCTTAGAAGGTGAGTTGGAGGATCCTTTGAGATCAGGCTGGCAGCTTGTATTCGTTGACCGGGAGAATGATGTTCTTCTCCTTGGTGATGGCCCTTGGCC GGAGTTTGTAAACAGTGTGTGGTGTATCAAAATACTTTCACCAGAAGAAGTTCAGGACATGGGCAAACGAGGTTTAGAACTTCTGAACTCTGTGCCAATTCAGAGGCTCTCGAACAGCACCTGTGACGACTATGGTAGCCGACAGGACTCGAGAAATTTGATTTCAGGGATAACCTCTGTTGGGCCTCTTGACTACTGA